One window of Paludibacter propionicigenes WB4 genomic DNA carries:
- a CDS encoding DUF4199 domain-containing protein produces MQPNIAKSALHNFHFIGLLLSAKFILSTQRYEILAMIAIFISVMVIFMLFRTSLHFRETECEGFISYWKAFRYIFLIYLFGSVVMSMVVLIYTSLIDTKYLAYMLDTILKAYESMNLSIDNNTHKAMQIIYTPIPFSILNIFASAFAGAFWALIMAFFVRKKSNDLFDQQ; encoded by the coding sequence ATGCAACCCAATATTGCAAAATCGGCTTTACACAATTTCCATTTTATCGGACTATTGTTGTCTGCTAAGTTTATTCTTTCTACTCAACGATATGAGATTTTGGCTATGATAGCCATTTTTATTTCGGTTATGGTAATTTTTATGCTTTTCAGAACCAGTCTTCATTTCAGGGAAACCGAATGCGAGGGTTTTATCTCTTATTGGAAAGCTTTCAGGTATATTTTTCTGATCTATTTATTTGGCTCTGTCGTGATGTCGATGGTTGTGCTTATTTACACAAGTCTTATTGATACTAAGTATTTAGCATATATGCTTGATACTATATTGAAAGCATATGAAAGTATGAACCTCTCAATAGACAATAATACTCATAAAGCTATGCAGATTATTTATACTCCAATTCCGTTTTCCATACTGAATATCTTTGCAAGTGCTTTTGCCGGTGCATTTTGGGCATTAATTATGGCATTTTTCGTTAGAAAGAAGTCAAATGATTTGTTTGATCAACAGTAA
- the crcB gene encoding fluoride efflux transporter CrcB — translation MKQLLIVGLGGAIGSIARFLVSKLNLHWHFLSIPMGTLTVNVLGSLLIGFIAGVSARTEVISPSMRLFLMVGICGGFTTFSSFTNENLTLMQNGQFLSVLLYTGFSIFFGFLAVYLGYVASNL, via the coding sequence ATGAAACAGTTGTTAATCGTTGGATTGGGTGGCGCTATTGGAAGTATTGCCCGGTTTCTGGTTTCGAAGCTAAATTTGCACTGGCATTTTTTGTCGATACCAATGGGAACGCTGACGGTTAATGTTTTGGGAAGTTTGCTTATCGGTTTTATAGCAGGGGTTTCTGCCAGAACCGAAGTTATTTCGCCAAGTATGCGTTTGTTTCTGATGGTTGGTATTTGCGGAGGTTTCACTACCTTCTCGTCATTTACCAACGAAAACCTGACTTTGATGCAGAATGGTCAGTTTTTATCGGTATTACTCTATACGGGTTTTAGTATATTCTTTGGGTTTTTAGCAGTTTATTTGGGATATGTAGCTTCAAATTTATAG
- a CDS encoding transketolase family protein codes for MNSIQNLNRAADNIRILAASAVEKAKSGHPGGAMGGADFINVLYSEFLEYDPQNPKWEGRDRLFLDPGHMSPMLYSVLACAGKFTMEELAQFRQWDSPTPGHPEVDIMRGVENTSGPLGQGHTFAVGAAIAAKFLKARFGELMSQTIYAFISDGGIQEEISQGAGRIAGHLGLNNLVMFYDSNDIQLSTETNAVTSENVAQKYLAWGWKVVEINGNDAIEIRTALKEAKAEAKRPTLIIGKTIMGKGAVKADGTSFERQCATHGMPLSEGGASYAESIKNLGGNPENPFVLFEETKELYAKRAEELKKIAAEKQAAKAAWAKANPELAEKLEFFFSGKTKMNWDAVVQKPGQATRAASATVLAELAKQVENMVVASADLSNSDKTDGFLKNTKAFTKDDFSGAFLQAGVAELTMACLCIGMSLHGGVIPACATFFVFSDYMKPAVRMAALMEQPVKFIWTHDAFRVGEDGPTHEPVEQEAQIRLMEKLKNHKGHNSMLVLRPADVEECTVAWKMAMENTSTPTGLILSRQNIVDLPAATNRKAEAEQAQKGGYVVECDGNPDVILVASGSEVATLYEGAALLRAEGVKIRLVSVPSEGLFRSQSAEYQESVLPKGSKIFGLTAGLPVNLLGLVGANGKIWGLESFGFSAPYKVLDEKLGFTGKNVYEQVKAML; via the coding sequence ATGAATTCTATTCAAAATTTAAATCGTGCAGCTGACAATATACGTATATTGGCTGCATCAGCAGTAGAAAAAGCAAAGTCAGGTCACCCGGGAGGTGCTATGGGTGGAGCCGATTTTATCAACGTACTTTATTCAGAATTTTTGGAATATGATCCACAAAACCCAAAATGGGAAGGTCGCGACCGTCTTTTCCTCGATCCGGGTCATATGTCTCCAATGCTTTATTCTGTACTTGCTTGTGCAGGAAAGTTTACTATGGAAGAATTGGCACAGTTCCGTCAATGGGATAGTCCAACTCCGGGACACCCCGAAGTGGACATTATGCGTGGAGTTGAAAATACCTCAGGACCACTGGGTCAGGGTCATACTTTCGCTGTAGGCGCTGCCATAGCTGCTAAGTTCCTTAAAGCACGCTTTGGAGAGTTGATGAGTCAAACAATATATGCCTTTATCTCTGATGGTGGTATTCAGGAAGAAATTTCACAAGGTGCAGGTCGTATTGCCGGTCACCTTGGATTGAACAACCTGGTAATGTTCTACGATTCAAACGATATTCAGTTGTCAACTGAAACTAACGCTGTAACCAGCGAAAACGTAGCTCAAAAATACCTTGCATGGGGTTGGAAAGTAGTTGAAATTAATGGTAACGATGCCATTGAAATCCGTACTGCATTGAAAGAAGCAAAAGCTGAAGCTAAACGTCCTACCTTGATTATTGGTAAAACCATTATGGGTAAAGGCGCTGTGAAAGCTGATGGAACAAGCTTCGAACGTCAATGTGCAACTCACGGTATGCCATTGAGCGAAGGTGGAGCTTCTTATGCTGAAAGTATCAAAAACTTAGGTGGAAATCCTGAAAATCCATTTGTTCTTTTCGAAGAAACAAAAGAATTATATGCTAAACGAGCTGAAGAATTGAAGAAAATTGCAGCTGAAAAACAAGCAGCAAAAGCAGCGTGGGCAAAAGCAAATCCTGAATTGGCAGAAAAACTTGAGTTCTTCTTCAGCGGAAAAACTAAAATGAACTGGGATGCCGTAGTTCAAAAACCGGGTCAGGCTACACGTGCAGCTTCGGCTACTGTTTTGGCTGAATTGGCTAAACAAGTAGAAAATATGGTGGTTGCAAGTGCCGACTTGTCAAACTCTGATAAAACAGACGGCTTCCTGAAAAACACCAAAGCATTTACTAAAGACGATTTCTCAGGTGCATTCCTTCAGGCTGGTGTGGCCGAATTGACCATGGCTTGTCTTTGTATCGGTATGAGCTTACACGGTGGTGTAATTCCTGCTTGTGCTACTTTCTTTGTATTCTCAGACTATATGAAACCTGCCGTACGTATGGCTGCTTTGATGGAACAACCGGTGAAGTTTATCTGGACACACGATGCATTCCGCGTAGGTGAGGATGGACCAACTCACGAGCCTGTTGAACAAGAAGCTCAAATCCGTTTGATGGAAAAACTGAAAAACCACAAAGGTCACAACTCTATGTTGGTTCTTCGTCCTGCCGATGTTGAAGAATGTACAGTTGCATGGAAGATGGCCATGGAAAATACTTCAACTCCTACAGGTTTGATTCTATCTCGTCAGAACATTGTTGATCTTCCTGCAGCTACAAATCGTAAAGCAGAAGCTGAACAAGCTCAAAAAGGCGGATATGTGGTAGAATGTGATGGAAATCCTGATGTAATTCTTGTGGCTTCAGGTTCTGAGGTTGCTACATTATACGAAGGAGCTGCATTGCTTCGCGCCGAAGGTGTAAAAATTCGTTTGGTTTCTGTGCCTTCAGAAGGATTATTCCGTAGCCAATCGGCAGAATATCAGGAAAGCGTATTGCCTAAAGGTTCAAAAATCTTCGGACTTACAGCCGGTCTGCCTGTAAACTTATTAGGTTTAGTAGGTGCTAACGGTAAAATCTGGGGATTAGAGTCATTTGGTTTCTCTGCTCCATACAAAGTATTGGACGAAAAACTTGGCTTTACTGGCAAGAACGTTTACGAACAAGTAAAAGCAATGCTTTAA
- a CDS encoding DUF6048 family protein, protein MLKIFKYTSSLIFCMLMVYSVQAQKIKVQQKTVSDSIPVPFFNGIIVEGDVASIVGSALSKGVTYSYEGAVKIDLKHKFYPTFEFGYAGADKLTVDNVGFNTNGVFWRGGIDINMLKHKKAANAINSMLLLGVRLGVSNFNYSISNVNITDEYWGGPVQAMNYNNLSTTKVWLELTAGIRVEVLKNIYMGWTIRNKNLLTSTADGAVTPWYIPGFGTNKSSNLGLNYTIGYKFQLPSKKKNTAKPPTGEVITAKKK, encoded by the coding sequence ATGTTGAAAATATTCAAATATACAAGTAGTTTGATTTTTTGCATGTTGATGGTTTATTCCGTACAGGCACAGAAAATTAAAGTACAACAAAAGACTGTTTCAGATAGTATTCCCGTACCGTTTTTCAATGGAATTATTGTGGAGGGAGATGTAGCTTCTATTGTAGGTTCGGCTTTATCAAAAGGAGTAACTTACTCTTACGAGGGAGCTGTAAAAATAGACTTAAAACATAAGTTTTACCCAACTTTCGAGTTTGGTTATGCCGGTGCCGATAAGCTAACTGTTGATAACGTAGGCTTTAATACCAACGGAGTTTTTTGGCGAGGTGGTATCGATATTAATATGCTCAAACACAAGAAAGCTGCTAATGCTATAAACAGCATGCTTTTACTGGGAGTAAGGTTAGGGGTGTCCAATTTTAATTACAGCATAAGCAATGTAAACATCACTGACGAATATTGGGGTGGACCTGTACAGGCAATGAACTACAATAATTTATCTACAACGAAGGTCTGGCTTGAGCTTACCGCAGGAATTAGGGTAGAAGTGCTGAAAAATATATACATGGGTTGGACTATCAGAAATAAAAACCTGTTGACGTCTACTGCAGATGGAGCTGTTACACCCTGGTATATTCCGGGTTTCGGAACGAACAAAAGTTCTAATTTGGGATTGAATTATACTATAGGATATAAATTTCAATTGCCATCAAAAAAGAAGAATACTGCTAAGCCCCCAACCGGTGAAGTAATTACAGCGAAAAAGAAATAA
- a CDS encoding manganese efflux pump MntP family protein has product MDILSIIIIAIGLAMDCFAVSISKGMHAKKYYVWLTLRMALLFGLFQAVMPLIGYTLGVGYAGYMKAFDHWIAFVLLALIGGKMIVEGIKPKDPDSDEAPNPFKWSVLLSLAVATSIDALATGIVLIPYSGVIWEAILIIGLTSFLFTLIGMFIGVHFGKRFNFKVEILGGVILMGIGLKILIEHLMGY; this is encoded by the coding sequence ATGGATATTCTATCAATCATCATCATCGCCATTGGACTTGCTATGGATTGCTTTGCTGTTTCGATAAGCAAGGGTATGCATGCAAAGAAGTACTACGTATGGCTTACTCTTCGGATGGCGCTGCTGTTTGGATTGTTTCAGGCTGTTATGCCTCTGATAGGTTATACGCTGGGTGTGGGCTATGCAGGTTATATGAAAGCCTTTGACCACTGGATAGCTTTTGTATTACTGGCACTCATAGGCGGTAAAATGATAGTTGAAGGAATTAAACCTAAAGATCCCGACTCAGACGAGGCTCCGAATCCTTTTAAATGGTCGGTGTTGTTATCGCTGGCAGTGGCAACCAGTATCGATGCATTGGCAACAGGCATTGTGCTTATTCCATATTCAGGAGTAATATGGGAAGCCATACTTATTATCGGGCTCACCAGTTTTCTGTTCACGCTCATTGGTATGTTTATCGGCGTGCATTTCGGCAAACGGTTTAATTTTAAAGTTGAAATTCTGGGTGGAGTCATTCTTATGGGTATTGGTCTGAAAATTCTGATTGAACATTTGATGGGCTATTAA
- a CDS encoding glycosyltransferase family 2 protein → MDISIVVPLYNEDESLPKLFEWIERVMNENKYSYEVIFVNDGSTDKSWEVIESLQKQSANVRGIKFRHNYGKSPALYCGFRAAKGDVVITMDADLQDSPDEIPELFSMIKNGNYDLVSGWKKKRYDSKLTKNIPSKIYNATARKVTGLNLHDMNCGLKAYRNEVIKNIEVYGEMHRYIPFLAKNAGFTSIGEKVVEHRKRQFGETKFGLNRFVNGYLDLMTLWFLSKFGKKPMHFFGLYGTLMFLLGFLAVIAVGVNKLIAIIENVKVSLVTDSPYFYLAMLAMVLGTQLFLAGFVGEIVARNSTERNNYQIEKEI, encoded by the coding sequence ATGGATATTTCAATAGTTGTGCCGTTGTATAATGAAGACGAGTCGCTCCCAAAATTGTTTGAGTGGATAGAGCGCGTCATGAATGAAAATAAATATAGCTATGAAGTTATTTTTGTAAATGATGGAAGCACAGACAAATCGTGGGAGGTTATTGAATCGCTTCAGAAACAATCGGCGAATGTAAGAGGAATAAAATTCCGTCATAACTATGGAAAATCTCCGGCTTTGTATTGTGGATTTCGTGCTGCCAAAGGCGATGTGGTTATTACCATGGATGCCGATCTACAGGATAGCCCTGATGAAATACCGGAATTGTTCTCAATGATTAAAAATGGGAATTATGATTTAGTGTCGGGTTGGAAAAAGAAACGCTATGACTCTAAGCTTACAAAGAATATCCCTTCAAAAATATACAATGCTACGGCTCGCAAAGTGACCGGACTCAATCTGCACGATATGAACTGCGGTTTGAAAGCCTATCGCAATGAGGTGATTAAGAATATAGAAGTGTACGGCGAAATGCATCGTTACATTCCTTTCTTAGCTAAAAATGCAGGATTTACCAGCATTGGCGAAAAAGTAGTTGAACACCGCAAACGGCAGTTTGGTGAAACAAAATTCGGATTGAACCGTTTTGTAAATGGCTACCTCGATTTGATGACACTTTGGTTTTTGTCAAAGTTCGGGAAGAAACCGATGCATTTTTTTGGATTATACGGCACTTTGATGTTCTTGCTTGGTTTTCTTGCAGTTATAGCTGTTGGAGTGAATAAGCTTATAGCTATAATTGAGAATGTGAAAGTATCGCTGGTAACCGATAGTCCTTACTTTTATCTGGCTATGTTGGCCATGGTTTTAGGAACGCAATTATTTTTGGCCGGTTTTGTGGGCGAAATAGTGGCGCGAAATTCTACGGAACGGAATAATTACCAGATAGAAAAAGAAATTTAA
- a CDS encoding DUF6452 family protein, with amino-acid sequence MKKTQYIIFILCLFVGFSCAVDESCRTNRTVLMNVGMYHVTKNTLTRTSTSMVLDSLTVRGLKYDKALNKYVYVDSVLYNNAKGLSKINLPLQSFESNSVYEIVFNATITTPNPLTNKDDIVIYKNKKDTFTVAHQNMDKYLSLECGSIKIHSVDTVLTTNNFIDSLRITKRQVNNINVENIQIYK; translated from the coding sequence ATGAAAAAAACTCAATATATTATATTCATCCTTTGCCTGTTTGTCGGTTTCTCGTGTGCAGTGGATGAAAGTTGCAGAACCAATCGGACGGTGTTGATGAATGTGGGAATGTATCACGTGACTAAAAACACCCTGACTAGAACTTCTACATCCATGGTTCTCGACAGCTTGACGGTGAGGGGACTGAAATATGATAAAGCTTTAAATAAATATGTTTATGTAGATTCGGTTTTATACAATAATGCTAAGGGGTTGAGCAAAATTAATTTGCCACTACAGAGCTTTGAGTCTAACTCAGTATATGAAATTGTTTTTAATGCAACTATTACTACACCGAATCCGCTTACCAATAAGGATGATATAGTAATTTATAAGAATAAAAAAGATACTTTTACCGTAGCGCATCAGAATATGGATAAATACTTATCGCTTGAGTGCGGGAGTATAAAAATTCATTCAGTAGATACTGTTTTGACAACCAATAATTTTATTGATTCACTAAGAATTACCAAACGCCAAGTAAATAACATCAATGTTGAAAATATTCAAATATACAAGTAG
- a CDS encoding DUF190 domain-containing protein — MNSTGNSILKFYASSTDRIGLDLLYEYLVTTAKKSGIKGVTVYRGIMGYGQSSTEISSTRFWELTEKLPVVIEMIDKTEVLEAFYKSIENELLSIPKGCLITMQPIDIKLLKTGTSNK, encoded by the coding sequence ATGAATTCAACCGGAAATAGTATTTTGAAATTCTATGCCAGCAGTACGGATAGAATTGGTCTCGATTTGCTGTACGAGTATCTGGTTACGACGGCAAAGAAGAGCGGCATAAAAGGTGTTACTGTTTATCGGGGCATAATGGGATACGGTCAAAGCAGTACTGAAATCAGTTCGACAAGATTTTGGGAACTGACCGAGAAACTTCCGGTAGTAATAGAGATGATAGATAAAACTGAGGTTTTGGAAGCATTTTACAAATCGATTGAAAATGAACTGTTGTCGATACCGAAGGGTTGCCTTATAACTATGCAGCCCATTGATATAAAACTTTTGAAAACCGGAACTTCGAATAAATAA
- a CDS encoding LolA family protein, with the protein MLKKIIFSIAILVLSAQLSVAQNNPQAEKILTDLLVMAKTNAIKTNFKLIATDKNNLQGLASSGVFTLKGAKFVLEMSDMKVWFDGKTQWAWVEQNNEVSITEPSEKELAETNPMAILSGFKSKCTIKFSAKAKSAQNYCIEMLPKAGSKDIIKIEVQVNKASGGLSSIKLSNKNGTSSLLVLSNFKKGIAAADNIFVFNAAKHKGVSVNDLR; encoded by the coding sequence ATGCTTAAAAAAATAATTTTCTCAATTGCCATTCTGGTTTTATCAGCTCAGTTAAGCGTAGCTCAGAATAATCCGCAAGCTGAAAAAATCCTGACCGATTTACTGGTAATGGCTAAAACAAATGCCATCAAAACTAATTTCAAACTAATAGCTACCGATAAAAACAACCTTCAGGGCTTGGCTTCGAGCGGTGTGTTTACACTGAAGGGAGCAAAGTTTGTGCTCGAAATGAGCGATATGAAAGTCTGGTTTGATGGAAAAACTCAATGGGCTTGGGTGGAACAAAATAATGAGGTTTCGATAACCGAGCCATCCGAAAAAGAACTTGCTGAAACAAACCCCATGGCTATCCTGTCGGGTTTCAAATCAAAATGTACGATTAAGTTTTCTGCAAAAGCAAAATCGGCTCAGAACTATTGCATAGAAATGCTCCCAAAAGCAGGAAGTAAGGATATTATCAAGATAGAAGTTCAGGTAAATAAAGCCTCAGGAGGGCTGTCTTCTATCAAACTGTCGAATAAAAACGGAACCAGTTCATTGCTTGTCTTGAGCAATTTCAAAAAAGGAATAGCGGCTGCCGATAATATCTTTGTTTTCAATGCGGCAAAACACAAAGGTGTATCTGTTAATGATCTAAGATAG
- a CDS encoding CidA/LrgA family protein has translation MIKGSFFILLFYFLGEMLSLLIRGFIPGSVLGMILLFVCLFFKVIKPDNVKDVSIVITKNMAVFFIPAAVGLMVYAELLSKSLFTILIAIAISTVLTIVTVALIQERFEKKRAKKGGPKL, from the coding sequence ATGATAAAAGGTTCATTTTTTATTTTGCTGTTCTATTTTCTGGGCGAAATGCTGAGTTTGCTTATCAGGGGATTTATACCCGGTAGTGTATTAGGCATGATATTACTTTTTGTATGCCTTTTTTTCAAGGTTATTAAACCGGATAATGTAAAAGATGTATCTATTGTAATAACCAAAAACATGGCTGTGTTCTTTATTCCGGCGGCAGTTGGGCTGATGGTGTATGCCGAGCTACTCTCCAAATCCTTATTCACCATTCTTATAGCCATTGCCATTAGCACGGTGCTTACCATTGTTACCGTAGCGCTTATACAGGAACGATTTGAAAAAAAACGGGCAAAAAAAGGAGGACCCAAATTATGA
- the trxB gene encoding thioredoxin-disulfide reductase translates to MNEKVRCLIIGSGPAGYTAAIYASRANLSPVLYEGMQPGGQLTTTTEVENFPGYPSGTTGTELMEDLKKQAERFGADIRFGAATATDLSAAPYKVTIDGEKVIEAETIIISTGATAKYLGLPDEQKYAGSGVSACATCDGFFYRKLTVAVVGGGDTACEEATYLAGLASKVYLIVRKNFLRASKIMQERVLSNPKIEVLFEHETLGLTGENVVQGADLVKRRGQSDEEKVHIDIDGFFLAIGHKPNSDIFKPWIETDEVGYIKTIPGTPRTNVSGVFAAGDVSDPHYRQAITAAGTGCQAAIEAERYLSEKGL, encoded by the coding sequence ATGAACGAAAAAGTACGTTGCCTTATTATTGGCTCAGGTCCTGCAGGATATACTGCTGCAATTTATGCTTCACGCGCTAATCTTTCGCCCGTTTTGTACGAAGGTATGCAACCCGGCGGACAACTAACAACTACCACCGAAGTAGAAAATTTTCCGGGATATCCATCGGGTACAACCGGCACGGAATTGATGGAAGACCTGAAAAAACAAGCTGAACGTTTCGGAGCCGATATTCGTTTTGGTGCGGCTACAGCTACCGATTTGTCTGCTGCACCTTACAAGGTGACTATTGATGGAGAGAAGGTTATTGAAGCCGAAACCATCATTATTTCAACCGGTGCTACTGCTAAATACCTGGGATTGCCCGATGAACAAAAATATGCAGGTTCGGGCGTGTCGGCTTGTGCTACCTGTGACGGCTTTTTCTACCGGAAGCTTACAGTAGCAGTTGTTGGTGGCGGTGATACAGCTTGCGAGGAAGCAACTTACCTGGCCGGATTGGCAAGTAAAGTGTATCTTATTGTGCGTAAAAACTTTTTGCGTGCTTCTAAAATTATGCAGGAAAGAGTGTTGAGCAATCCGAAGATTGAAGTGCTTTTTGAACACGAAACACTGGGACTCACCGGCGAAAACGTGGTACAGGGAGCTGATCTGGTAAAACGCCGCGGACAGTCCGATGAGGAAAAGGTTCATATTGATATCGATGGTTTCTTTTTGGCAATCGGCCACAAACCTAATTCGGACATTTTCAAACCATGGATTGAGACTGACGAAGTTGGTTATATTAAAACTATTCCCGGTACACCACGTACCAATGTGTCAGGCGTTTTTGCGGCCGGTGATGTGTCTGATCCTCATTATCGTCAGGCTATTACAGCTGCCGGAACGGGTTGTCAGGCTGCCATCGAAGCCGAACGATATTTATCGGAAAAGGGCTTGTAA
- a CDS encoding DNA translocase FtsK has translation MAPKKPIKTIPKPEPKAASKKESKPRDPNEPGFGVRLKNFLTDERTRIVMGIAVLIGVLFLLVSFVSYFFFAYVDQSKMELSWGELQKMRSDIQNWGSVLGAILSDTFLRRGYGIASFALIYFGTIIGLRLLTAKVTPVWKAFFHTCFWLVWFSTLLGFVLIPFTDSYTFSFSPGGEQGDEVSRWLISYVGNSGTLMILIGSFLIYAIVSSKKTIPFLKGLFKRKPKDAEIAAEPELEFSEESDEYESEATVAVGTEIIPEDWIVKGNESDEELVIETPEPEKNDVLFEIQQPEANEEVRTAEDEESGLTNDDNEDPFYNVAKLGKYDPTLDLSHYTPPTLDLLKVYGTDNDTQIDMVEQNANKDRIIKTLQNYGIEIETIKATVGPTITLYEIVPKAGVRISKIRNLEYDIMLSLAATGIRIIAPIPGKGTIGIEVPNSDPQVVSMHSIIASKKFQESKFELPVAFGRTITNDIFMVDLAKMPHLLVAGATGQGKSVGLNAIITSLLYKKHPSQLKLVLVDPKKVEFNIYGDIEKHFLAKLPDGDDAIITDTSKVVETLNSLCKEMDDRYDLLKKAHVRNIKEYNEKFFVRHLNPEKGHRFLPYIVVIVDEFGDLIMTAGKEVEMPIARIAQLARAVGIHMIIATQRPSVNIITGVIKANFPARVAFRVSSMIDSRTILDSPGANQLVGRGDMLFSQGNDLTRVQCAFVDTPEVENIVHHITQQQAYPTAFYLPEYVGVEGEGIDASSVDMSKRDPLFEEAARLIVANQQGSTSLIQRKFSIGYNRAGRIVDQLEVVGIIGPFEGSKARQVLVMDDYHLEQILKNL, from the coding sequence ATGGCACCAAAGAAACCCATAAAAACCATCCCCAAACCAGAACCAAAGGCTGCTTCAAAAAAAGAAAGTAAGCCAAGAGATCCCAATGAACCGGGTTTTGGCGTAAGACTGAAAAACTTCCTGACTGATGAGCGTACCCGCATTGTAATGGGAATTGCAGTGTTGATAGGTGTTTTGTTTCTACTGGTGTCGTTCGTTTCTTATTTCTTTTTTGCGTATGTCGATCAGAGTAAGATGGAGCTCAGTTGGGGCGAATTGCAAAAGATGCGTTCCGATATTCAGAATTGGGGATCGGTGTTAGGCGCCATATTGTCGGATACGTTTTTACGTCGCGGCTACGGAATAGCCTCGTTTGCACTGATTTATTTCGGAACTATAATCGGGTTACGATTACTTACAGCAAAGGTTACTCCGGTTTGGAAAGCGTTTTTTCATACCTGCTTTTGGCTGGTCTGGTTTTCTACTTTGCTCGGTTTTGTGTTGATTCCGTTTACCGACAGCTATACATTTTCATTCTCGCCGGGTGGTGAGCAGGGCGACGAAGTGAGCCGCTGGCTGATTTCCTATGTGGGAAACTCCGGAACTTTGATGATTTTAATCGGGTCGTTTCTTATTTATGCGATTGTTTCCTCTAAGAAAACGATTCCTTTTCTCAAAGGTCTATTTAAACGTAAACCTAAAGATGCTGAAATAGCTGCTGAGCCTGAACTGGAATTTTCCGAAGAATCAGATGAATATGAATCAGAAGCTACCGTGGCGGTGGGAACTGAAATTATACCCGAAGACTGGATTGTAAAAGGCAATGAAAGCGATGAGGAACTTGTCATCGAAACTCCTGAACCTGAAAAGAACGATGTGCTTTTTGAAATTCAACAGCCCGAAGCTAATGAGGAGGTTAGAACGGCAGAAGATGAAGAGTCCGGTTTGACTAACGACGATAATGAAGACCCTTTTTACAATGTGGCCAAGTTAGGTAAATACGATCCCACACTTGATTTGTCGCATTATACTCCTCCTACACTTGATTTGCTCAAAGTGTATGGTACCGACAATGATACGCAGATAGACATGGTGGAGCAAAATGCCAATAAAGATCGTATTATCAAAACATTGCAAAACTACGGAATCGAGATAGAAACAATTAAAGCAACTGTCGGTCCAACTATCACGTTGTACGAAATTGTGCCGAAAGCAGGTGTGCGTATTTCCAAAATCCGTAATCTGGAGTATGATATTATGCTTAGTCTGGCGGCTACCGGTATTCGTATCATAGCGCCTATTCCGGGCAAAGGTACCATCGGTATAGAGGTGCCAAACTCCGATCCGCAGGTAGTTTCGATGCATTCGATAATCGCTTCCAAAAAATTCCAGGAGTCTAAGTTTGAACTTCCCGTAGCTTTTGGACGCACCATTACCAATGATATATTCATGGTCGATTTGGCTAAAATGCCTCACTTGCTTGTGGCGGGTGCAACTGGACAAGGTAAATCTGTAGGTTTGAACGCCATTATTACTTCCTTACTTTATAAAAAGCATCCGTCACAGTTGAAACTTGTGTTGGTAGATCCGAAGAAGGTAGAGTTTAATATTTACGGAGACATTGAGAAGCACTTTCTGGCAAAATTACCCGATGGGGATGATGCCATTATTACGGATACAAGTAAGGTGGTTGAAACACTAAACTCGCTTTGTAAGGAGATGGATGACCGATATGATCTGCTTAAAAAAGCGCATGTCCGAAACATTAAGGAGTATAACGAGAAGTTCTTTGTTCGTCATTTAAATCCGGAGAAAGGACACCGGTTTTTGCCATATATCGTGGTGATTGTAGATGAGTTCGGAGATTTGATTATGACTGCCGGAAAAGAAGTGGAAATGCCGATTGCCCGTATTGCCCAGCTCGCTCGTGCGGTAGGAATTCACATGATTATTGCCACGCAACGTCCGTCCGTTAATATCATTACCGGTGTTATCAAAGCCAATTTCCCGGCGCGTGTAGCATTCCGCGTATCGTCTATGATTGACTCGCGCACTATTCTCGATTCTCCGGGAGCAAATCAACTGGTGGGTAGGGGTGATATGCTTTTCTCGCAGGGAAATGATCTGACGCGCGTTCAGTGCGCTTTTGTAGATACTCCCGAGGTAGAAAATATCGTACATCATATTACCCAGCAGCAGGCATATCCAACGGCATTTTATTTGCCTGAATATGTCGGGGTAGAAGGCGAAGGAATAGATGCAAGCTCGGTGGATATGAGTAAGCGCGATCCTCTTTTTGAAGAGGCTGCCCGCTTAATTGTGGCTAATCAGCAGGGATCTACATCGCTCATTCAACGTAAATTTTCAATTGGTTATAATCGTGCGGGTCGTATTGTTGATCAGTTAGAAGTGGTTGGTATTATCGGACCTTTCGAAGGAAGTAAAGCCCGTCAGGTACTGGTGATGGACGATTACCATTTGGAACAGATTTTGAAGAACTTATAG